One window of the Deltaproteobacteria bacterium genome contains the following:
- a CDS encoding phytochrome sensor protein: MRTISNYTIIEKLGEGPQSVVYKAFHKENPGRPLALRVLKAGSLSERQKRHFRQRIEHLKTLQDIQLITPLSFEVKGDAAFITQDYFEGITLDEWARKQTRITLNDFFTVACRLVKALDKVHEAGIIHGGVKPHNILIQPKTLDIRLIDFITSLDVRDVSHFIYDSSFVTGTLAYTSPEQTGRISHRVDFSTDLYSLGVTFYELLTGQLPFLSADPLELIHSHLAEEAPPVHELNPEIPPVLSKIVTKLMLKQPEKRYQSTVGLLADLRHCRDEYSTKGSIMEFPLGIYDRPGRVIFISKMVGRDGEARTVLEEYEEAANGSFRCLLISGLPGIGKTRLIQELQRPIVEHRGYFTSGKFDVYQKNIPYSSLIQAFRNLMRTFLTESDQRNALWRQKIAEAVGENGKVITDVVPELEILIGPQPEVKPLPPVESRNRFHDVFGRFLTCLASKENPLTLFIDDLQWCDIATFDFLANIFANYKEHPYLFLLGAYRHNEVDESHLLTKLMRDIKESAQPLKEIRLKPLKPRHCHEMVSYILDSSLTQTRTLSDFLAGLTEGNPLFVSESLSYLYNEDLLFLDESRQWLWDLEKIRESDMPSTVVALFSSKVQRLPPDTIELLEYCACMGNLFTPDEVALVREITLPDVFETLKPALGQGLLVESKEQLQFVHDRVQEAVLGAIERERRQRIHWHIGNHLLSAVPDGTDLEKLDNLFTVAAHLNLGKDRTSDKETAYLLSNINYHAGNKALDSLATEAANEYFRQSLELLPQDCWQVQYDRTFKIYQKLAKTELMCGSYENSEKLLNQLLDHAETDLDKAEALAEQTTSLSSIGNFIKAIETANRGLAYFGRSIPDDPGLAEKKREQLMDEINSKYGSRIWDTVLNMPFTKERKSKIELVIYSELIPDLYMSGLVPQLYLSAVQSTRHCLEGGMDESVIYSFSIMGLYLGEHMKFDQVFRYEDLALDLCERYPNTFGATRGMNGVAWVTMHTRNHPEDLARHCLKGIQCGKNCGDLYNAGLLYGPLMWGLQVQGADLSAVEKYAKECLQFSQKYHLSFSVALAEAMQAAWVAPMKKDYTPVPMEEKIKKWERENHISAAGSYYVHMALTHYYFGEYERAEEYLLGVRRYLRGLTDHLLKRQWHAFQVLNALRLYAKGIIYKSKGELLSFIQPLIKKIETWAQYGPMLRPYLALIYAELERFTGDLRKARGLYFDAIAIAHEQRFTFMEGYINECRGELLKEAGQGMERVCFAEAARLYKKCHAERKEISLKEKYPEYFEEEAPASMPVEAGAPDYTLPCLDAEYLMKSSAAISAEINLDGLLKKIMNVVLEASGAQHGYLLIEDGGRLIVRAESHVTEKDAVRTVRYDIEDATDVSRAIIRYVHRTKEALVLDNASQEGNFKDNPEVKAMGLRSVLCLPLTKQARLMGILYLENRLSDSVFTSEKAKMTDLLATQAGISLENARLVDEMRRAEEALRQHRGHLEQMVEERTRELQKTQQELIMAEKHAGVGRLAAGVAHEIKNQLTPILTEAQRTMARIEAGKELSPQYIMDRSRIIEEASRTANKITMALLDYARESRPVWIFHISAGEFCDAAQEALLSLQRQAVIVFSQAMGKNTTIARIETATAQIIYGV, translated from the coding sequence ATGAGGACGATTTCCAACTATACAATCATTGAAAAGTTGGGTGAGGGCCCGCAATCAGTCGTTTACAAGGCCTTTCATAAAGAGAATCCCGGTCGTCCATTGGCTCTCAGGGTCCTGAAGGCCGGCTCTTTGTCCGAACGTCAAAAGAGGCACTTCAGACAGAGAATAGAGCATCTCAAAACCTTGCAGGATATCCAACTGATTACGCCTTTATCCTTTGAAGTGAAAGGTGATGCCGCGTTTATCACTCAGGACTATTTCGAAGGCATAACCCTTGATGAGTGGGCCAGAAAACAGACCAGGATTACCCTGAACGATTTTTTCACCGTGGCCTGCAGATTGGTTAAGGCCCTGGACAAGGTTCATGAAGCGGGGATTATTCATGGCGGTGTCAAACCCCACAATATCTTGATTCAACCCAAGACCCTCGATATCCGGTTAATCGATTTTATAACTTCCCTTGATGTGAGAGACGTGAGTCATTTCATTTATGACAGTTCTTTTGTGACAGGGACACTGGCCTATACCTCTCCCGAACAGACCGGACGTATCAGCCATAGAGTCGATTTTTCCACAGATCTTTATTCCCTGGGGGTTACTTTTTATGAGCTTCTGACCGGGCAACTTCCCTTCTTATCTGCCGATCCCCTGGAATTGATCCATTCACATTTGGCTGAAGAGGCGCCGCCGGTCCACGAACTGAACCCAGAGATTCCGCCTGTCTTGAGTAAAATCGTCACCAAATTAATGCTCAAACAGCCTGAAAAGCGCTATCAGAGCACTGTCGGGCTCCTGGCAGACCTCAGGCATTGCCGGGACGAATATTCAACAAAGGGATCGATCATGGAATTTCCCCTGGGGATTTATGATCGGCCCGGCCGGGTTATCTTTATCTCTAAAATGGTAGGACGCGATGGAGAGGCCAGAACTGTCCTTGAGGAATATGAGGAAGCTGCTAATGGTTCTTTCAGATGCCTGTTGATTTCCGGGTTGCCGGGTATTGGGAAGACCCGCTTGATTCAGGAACTTCAGAGACCGATCGTGGAGCACAGGGGCTATTTTACCTCAGGGAAATTCGATGTCTATCAAAAGAATATTCCGTACAGCTCCCTTATCCAGGCCTTCAGAAATCTGATGAGGACCTTTTTAACGGAAAGCGATCAAAGGAACGCTCTCTGGAGACAAAAAATCGCAGAGGCGGTGGGAGAAAACGGAAAGGTGATAACAGATGTGGTTCCTGAACTGGAGATCCTGATCGGCCCTCAACCGGAGGTCAAGCCGCTTCCTCCCGTGGAATCGAGAAACCGCTTCCACGATGTCTTCGGCCGTTTTTTGACCTGCCTGGCCAGCAAAGAAAACCCCTTGACTCTTTTTATAGACGATCTTCAGTGGTGCGATATCGCCACCTTCGATTTTCTGGCCAACATCTTTGCCAATTACAAGGAGCACCCATACCTCTTTCTTTTAGGGGCTTATCGCCATAATGAGGTGGATGAAAGCCATCTCCTTACAAAACTGATGCGTGATATCAAGGAAAGCGCTCAACCCCTGAAAGAGATCAGGTTAAAACCCCTGAAACCCCGGCACTGCCATGAGATGGTCTCTTATATCCTCGATTCTTCTCTCACCCAGACAAGGACATTATCCGATTTTCTGGCCGGCCTTACCGAGGGAAATCCACTCTTTGTCAGCGAGAGTCTGTCCTATCTTTATAATGAAGATCTGCTCTTCTTGGACGAAAGCCGACAGTGGCTCTGGGACCTCGAAAAGATCAGGGAGTCTGACATGCCGTCCACGGTGGTGGCGCTTTTCAGCTCAAAGGTCCAAAGGCTGCCTCCTGATACCATTGAACTGCTCGAATATTGCGCCTGCATGGGAAATCTTTTCACACCGGACGAGGTAGCCCTGGTCAGAGAGATTACATTGCCGGACGTGTTTGAAACATTGAAGCCGGCCTTGGGCCAGGGGCTTCTGGTAGAGAGCAAAGAGCAGTTACAATTCGTTCATGACCGGGTGCAGGAGGCGGTCCTGGGTGCCATAGAACGTGAAAGGCGCCAGCGGATACACTGGCATATCGGAAATCACCTCCTTTCCGCTGTCCCGGATGGGACAGATCTCGAAAAACTGGACAACCTGTTTACTGTCGCCGCACACCTCAACCTGGGAAAGGATAGGACATCAGACAAGGAAACGGCCTATCTGCTGTCGAACATAAACTACCATGCGGGCAACAAGGCCCTGGATTCACTGGCCACGGAAGCGGCCAATGAGTATTTCAGACAAAGCCTTGAGCTTCTGCCTCAAGACTGCTGGCAGGTCCAATATGACCGCACATTTAAGATATACCAGAAACTGGCAAAGACCGAGTTGATGTGCGGAAGTTATGAGAACTCGGAAAAACTCCTCAATCAATTACTTGATCATGCCGAAACCGATCTGGACAAGGCGGAAGCACTGGCCGAGCAGACTACCTCGCTCTCATCCATAGGCAATTTCATAAAGGCAATTGAGACCGCCAACCGCGGGTTGGCGTATTTCGGCAGATCGATCCCGGATGATCCCGGGCTTGCAGAGAAAAAACGAGAGCAGTTGATGGATGAAATCAACTCCAAATATGGTTCCAGGATCTGGGACACTGTCCTGAATATGCCTTTTACCAAGGAGAGGAAGAGTAAGATCGAATTGGTCATCTACAGCGAACTCATCCCGGACTTATACATGTCCGGCCTGGTGCCGCAACTCTATCTTTCGGCAGTCCAGTCAACCCGGCACTGCCTGGAAGGCGGCATGGATGAATCGGTGATCTATTCTTTCTCTATCATGGGGCTCTATCTGGGGGAGCACATGAAATTTGATCAGGTCTTTCGATATGAAGACCTGGCCCTTGATCTGTGTGAAAGGTACCCGAACACCTTTGGGGCCACCAGGGGGATGAACGGGGTCGCCTGGGTTACCATGCATACGCGGAATCATCCCGAAGATCTGGCCAGACATTGTCTGAAAGGGATACAGTGCGGCAAGAACTGCGGTGACTTATATAATGCAGGGCTCTTGTACGGTCCCTTGATGTGGGGTCTTCAGGTGCAGGGGGCCGACCTGTCGGCCGTTGAGAAGTATGCCAAGGAATGTCTTCAGTTTTCCCAGAAGTATCATCTGTCATTTTCCGTTGCCCTGGCCGAGGCCATGCAGGCCGCATGGGTTGCGCCCATGAAAAAGGATTACACACCAGTGCCCATGGAGGAGAAGATCAAAAAATGGGAGAGGGAAAATCATATCTCTGCTGCAGGGAGCTATTATGTACACATGGCTCTGACCCACTATTATTTCGGAGAGTATGAAAGGGCTGAAGAGTATTTACTTGGAGTCAGGCGGTATCTGAGAGGGCTTACCGATCACTTACTGAAGCGGCAGTGGCACGCCTTCCAGGTGTTGAATGCCCTCAGGCTGTATGCGAAAGGAATCATATACAAAAGCAAAGGAGAATTACTGTCTTTCATTCAGCCGCTCATCAAGAAGATTGAGACCTGGGCTCAATACGGGCCGATGCTCAGACCTTATCTTGCACTTATCTATGCAGAACTGGAGAGATTTACCGGGGATCTCAGAAAGGCAAGGGGCCTCTACTTTGATGCCATAGCTATTGCCCATGAACAGCGATTCACCTTTATGGAAGGTTACATTAATGAATGCCGGGGTGAACTTCTCAAGGAGGCGGGTCAGGGTATGGAGCGGGTCTGCTTTGCCGAGGCAGCCCGTCTGTATAAAAAATGCCATGCAGAGCGTAAAGAGATCTCTCTCAAGGAGAAATACCCTGAGTATTTCGAGGAAGAGGCGCCTGCTTCAATGCCGGTTGAAGCAGGCGCTCCTGATTATACCCTTCCATGTCTGGATGCCGAGTACCTGATGAAGTCCTCGGCCGCCATTTCGGCAGAGATCAATCTCGATGGCCTGTTGAAAAAGATTATGAACGTGGTTCTGGAGGCCTCGGGGGCGCAGCACGGGTATCTTTTGATTGAAGACGGCGGCAGACTGATTGTCCGCGCTGAAAGTCACGTCACCGAAAAAGATGCAGTCCGGACCGTCCGGTATGACATTGAAGATGCCACTGATGTTTCCAGGGCTATCATCCGTTATGTGCATCGCACCAAGGAGGCGCTGGTCCTGGACAATGCCTCGCAAGAAGGAAACTTTAAGGACAATCCCGAGGTTAAGGCCATGGGGCTTCGTTCCGTTCTCTGTCTTCCATTAACCAAGCAGGCCCGGTTGATGGGAATTCTGTATCTTGAAAACCGTTTGTCCGATTCGGTTTTCACTTCGGAGAAGGCAAAGATGACTGATCTGCTGGCCACCCAGGCGGGCATCTCCCTGGAAAACGCCCGCCTGGTAGATGAGATGAGACGGGCTGAGGAAGCCTTGCGTCAACACCGTGGACATCTGGAACAGATGGTTGAGGAACGTACCCGAGAGCTGCAGAAGACCCAGCAGGAGTTGATTATGGCGGAAAAGCACGCCGGAGTCGGTCGCCTGGCTGCTGGGGTGGCCCATGAGATCAAGAACCAGCTCACTCCCATCCTTACGGAAGCCCAGAGGACCATGGCACGGATAGAGGCCGGGAAAGAGCTTTCACCACAATATATAATGGACCGCTCACGGATCATTGAAGAGGCGAGTCGCACGGCAAACAAGATTACCATGGCCCTTCTGGACTATGCGAGGGAAAGCAGGCCGGTCTGGATATTTCATATAAGCGCAGGCGAATTTTGTGACGCAGCACAGGAGGCTCTTTTGAGCCTTCAGAGGCAAGCTGTGATCGTCTTTTCTCAAGCTATGGGTAAAAATACCACCATAGCCAGGATTGAGACGGCAACAGCGCAGATTATTTATGGGGTATAA
- a CDS encoding NAD-dependent dehydratase has product MYLLSAGSGLIKEGHDVLCIDNFFTGTKDNILHLLNNPHFEVMRHDITFPLYVEVDEIYNLACPASPIHYQFDPVQTTKTSVHGAINMLGLAKRVKAKILQASTSEVYGDPEVHPQPESYWGRVNPIGLRSCYDEGKRCAETLFFDYHRQHKLRIKVARIFNTYGPRMHPNDGRVVSNFILQALRNDPITVFGDGSQSRSFCYVDDLIEGLIKLMNTLDDFIGPINLGNPSEISMLELAGKILKITHSKSKVVFKPLPQDDPVRRRPDITLAKEKLNWQPKVGLEEGLGRTIEYFKSLS; this is encoded by the coding sequence ATCTACCTGCTTTCAGCAGGTAGTGGTTTAATAAAAGAGGGCCACGATGTCCTGTGCATTGACAATTTCTTTACCGGCACAAAAGATAATATCCTTCATCTATTAAACAACCCCCATTTCGAGGTCATGCGGCATGATATTACTTTTCCACTGTATGTGGAAGTGGACGAGATCTATAATCTTGCCTGTCCGGCATCTCCTATTCATTATCAGTTTGACCCGGTTCAAACAACCAAGACCAGTGTACACGGTGCAATCAATATGCTGGGGTTGGCAAAACGAGTTAAAGCGAAGATTCTACAGGCCTCGACCAGCGAGGTCTATGGCGATCCTGAAGTACACCCTCAACCGGAAAGTTACTGGGGGCGTGTCAACCCTATTGGATTGCGGTCATGCTATGATGAAGGAAAACGATGTGCTGAGACACTTTTTTTCGACTACCACCGGCAACACAAGCTGCGCATTAAGGTGGCCCGGATATTTAATACCTATGGTCCGCGCATGCATCCCAATGATGGTCGTGTGGTATCCAATTTTATCCTTCAAGCCCTACGCAATGATCCGATTACTGTTTTTGGAGATGGATCTCAGTCCCGGTCCTTTTGCTATGTGGATGATCTGATTGAGGGATTAATAAAACTTATGAATACCCTGGACGATTTTATAGGCCCCATCAATCTTGGTAATCCCTCTGAAATCAGCATGCTTGAATTGGCGGGGAAAATCCTGAAAATAACCCATTCAAAATCAAAAGTAGTCTTTAAACCTCTGCCTCAAGATGACCCTGTCCGCAGACGTCCGGATATTACATTGGCCAAGGAGAAGTTAAATTGGCAACCAAAGGTAGGTTTAGAAGAGGGACTGGGAAGAACAATTGAATATTTCAAAAGCTTGAGCTGA